TTCACGTAACCACTGTTCACTGAATTTCATAACGTCGACTGTCTGTCATCCGTACATCGTTCAAAGACACTTATCCCCAATGGCGGTCGCGACCATCCACCGTGCATTCGTCACCAAGGCATTGCGGAGTTATCGGAATTGCCCCAGGAATCGCAGATCGTTCTCAAAGAAAAGGCGCAGATCGTTCACACCGTAACGCAGCATCGCGAGGCGTTCGGCACCCATGCCGAAGGCGAATCCGGTGTAACGCTCACTGTCGATCTCCACATGGCGAAACACCTCGGGGTGAACCATGCCGCATCCGAGAATTTCCAGCCAGCCGCTCTGTCCGCATACGCGGCAACCACTTCCGCCGCACATCACGCACTGCACGTCCACTTCGGCCGACGGCTCGGTGAAGGGGAAATAGGAGGGGCGGAAACGAACGGCGAGATCCTTCTCAAAAAAGTTACGCAGAAAATCCGCCAGAATCCCCTTGAGATGGGCGAAGCTCACGCCCTCGTCCACCATCAATCCCTCGACTTGATGAAACATGGGTGTGTGGGTCACATCCGAATCGCAACGATAGACCCGCCCCGGGGCGATGATCTTCAGCGGCGGCTTGCGCTGCTCCATGACGCGAATCTGCACATTGGAAGTATGCGTGCGCAACAGCGTGGTCGCATCGAAATAAAAAGTGTCGTGCATCGCCCGCGCGGGGTGATGCGCCGGAATATTAAGGGCTTCGAAGTTATGGTAGTCATCCTCGATTTCCGGTCCCTCGCACACCTCGAAGCCGATTTCGGCAAAGAGCTGTTCTATGCGCCGCAGGGTGCGGGTTACGGGGTGAAATCCGCCGCTTACCTGACCACGACCGGGTAGCGTGACATCCACGCTCTCCTGCGCGAGACGCGTACCCAACGAAGCGTGCTCCAGTTCGAGCTTGCGCGCCTCGATGACTTCCTGCAGGGTTCGCTTGGCCTCGTTGACCTGCTGACCGAGTTTCGGCCGCTCTTCCGCGCTCAACTTCCCGAGTGATTTGAGCACCTCTGTGAGGCTACCCTTCTTCCCGAGATAGCTTACCCGGACTTGATCCAAACCCGCCAAATCAACTGCCTCAGCAACGGCCTGCCGTCCACGTTCCAGCAGTTCAGCAATGTTCAGCACCTGCTACCCCTTTCCAAACTAACAGGGGGAAGGCCTGCAAGACCTTCCCCCTGTGACGAGCTTTATTGCCTATCGGGCCGGATGCAGCGACCGGCGCGTCATGCCACTAGTTGGCGAGGGCGGCCTTGGCCTGTTCCGCCACCGCCGCAAACGCCGCTTTGTCGTTCATCGCCAGATCGGCCAGCATCTTGCGGTCCACTTCCACGTTGGCCTTCATCAGCCCGTTGATCAGACGACTGTACGAAATACCGCACTCGCGGGCACCCGCGTTGATGCGCGCAATCCACAGTGCGCGGAACTGGCGCTTTTTCTGGCGGCGGTCACGATAGGCATACTGCCCCGCCTTGATGACCGCTTGTTTGGCGACGCGATAAACCTTGCTGCGCGCACCGTAATAACCTTTGGCTTCGTCCAGTACCTTCTTGTGCTTGGCACGGGCGGTTACACCACGTTTGGCTCTCGGCATCTCTCCACTCCTCCCGGTTAACTGTAAGGCAGCATCTTGCGAACGGCAGCCACATCCTGCGGAGCAACCTGTAGGGTGCGACGCAGATGGCGCTTACGCTTGGTGCTTTTCTTGGTAAGGATATGGTTGAGGTGCGACTGGGCACGCTTGAAGCCGCCGGACGCGGTCTTCTTGAAGCGCTTCGCGGCACCGCGATTGGTTTTTAGCTTTGGCATTTTCGGTCTCCTGACTTCGAGTGTTGCAGCGATCCAGGCAATGCCTTGCGCCCGACCGCTGATCTTACCGGCATAGGCCGGTGTAACTTCACGGCATCCTCTGCCGTCTGCGCCCTACTTCTTCTTCGGGGCGATGACCATCACCATCTGACGGCCTTCCATCTTCGGATACTGCTCAACCGCTCCGTACTCGCCGAGATCCGCTTCAACACGGTCCAGAAGTTTTTTACCCAGCTCCTGGTGGGCCATCTCGCGACCGCGGAAGCGCAGCGTAATCTTGGCCTTGTCGCCGGCGGTCAGAAAACGAATCAGGTTGCGTAACTTGATCTGATAGTCACCTTCGTCCGTACCGGGTCGAAACTTGATCTCCTTGACCTGTATCTGCTTCTGCTTCTTCTTGGCGGCGTGCCGTTTCTTGCTCTCCTCGAAACGGTACTTGCCGTAGTCCATGACGCGGCACACCGGGGGTTCGGCGTTGGGAACGATCTCCACCAGGTCCAACCCGGCTTCGTCGGCCAGTTCCTGCGCCCGCGTGATCGGCACCACACCGATCTGTTCCCCTTCCGCCCCGATAAGACGCACTTCGGGAGCGATGATTGCCTCGTTCAGGCGAACCTCTTTTTCCGCAGCGATACCTCAGTCCTCCAAATAATTAAACAGCAAGGCCGCGGCTCGCGATATCCGCGGCGAGGCGACTGCAGAAGTCATCGACTGACATACTGCCCAGATCCTCACCGCCACGCGTGCGCACGGCCACGGTGGATTCTTCCACCTCCCGGTCTCCGACTACCAGCAGGTAGGGGACACGCTGGAGAGTGTGCTCGCGGATTTTAAAGCCGATTTTCTCATTTCTCAAGTCGGATACCGCTCTGAAGCCCTTATTTTCAAGGGTTTGCACCACATCCTGCACAGTCTCGGCCTGCCGATCGGTGATATTCAGCACCGCTGCCTGGGTAGGCGCAAGCCACGCCGGCAGCAATCCGCCGTGGTGCTCGATCAGGATACCGATGAAACGCTCCAAGGAGCCGAGGATCGCCCGGTGCAGCATGACCGGCACCCGCTTTTCCCCGTGCTCGTCGATATAGCTGGCGCTCAGACGCCCGGGCATGGAGAAATCGACCTGCATGGTGCCGCATTGCCAGATCCGGTCGAGGCAGTCACGCAGCGCGAAGTCGATCTTGGGCCCGTAGAAGGCCCCTTCGCCGGGCTGCAGTTCAAATTCAAGCCCTTTGGCGTGGAGGGCGTCTTCCAGCGCTTTCTCGGCCTTGTCCCACACTTCGTCGGCGCCCACCCGCTGCTCCGGTCGGGTCGAGAGCTGGATCTGGATATCGGTGAAACCAAAATCCGCGTAGACCTCGAAGAGCAGATCGACGAAGTTCGAGACCTCGTCCTGAATCTGGTCCTCGGTACAGAAGATATGGGCATCATCCTGGACAAAGTTGCGCACCCGCATCAGGCCGTGGAGCGTACCGCTGGCCTCATTGCGATGGCAGGATCCAAACTCCGCCAGGCGCAGCGGCAGGTCGCGATAGCTTTTGAGCCCCTGGTTGTAGACCTGCACGTGGCAGGGGCAATTCATGGGTTTGATGGCGTAATCACGGTTCTCCGAGCTGGTGGTGAACATATCGGCCCGGTATTTGTCCCAGTGACCCGATTTCTCCCACAGGCTGCGGTCGACGATCTGCGGGGTGCGGATCTCCTGATAGCCGCGCGCACGGATCTTGTCGCGCACATACTGCTCGACCGCACGGTAGACGATCCAGCCCTTGGGGTGCCAGAAGACCATGCCCGGCGCCTCTTCCTGGATATGGAAGAGATCGAGTTTGCGTCCCAGCTTGCGGTGATCGCGCTTCTCCGCCTCTTCCAGGCGATGGAGGTAGGCCTTGAGCTGTTTCTTGTCGGGCCAGCAAGTGCCGTAAATACGCTGCAGCATCTCGTTGTCGGAGTTGCCCCGCCAGTAGGCACCCGCCACCTTCATCAGCTTGAAGGCCTTGAGTTTGCCGGTGCTGGGTACGTGCGGGCCGCGGCACAGGTCGATGAAATCATCCTGGCGATAGAGCGAGATCTGCTCCCCCGGCGGTATGTCGGCAATGATCTCCGCCTTGTAGGCCTCCCCCATGTCCTTGAAGAGATCGATGGCCTCTTCACGCACCATCACCTCACGCTGCACGGCGAAATCGGCCTGCGCCAAAGCCTCCATCCTGGCCTCGATGGCCTCCAGATCCTCGGGTGTGAAGGGGCGGGAATAGGCGAAGTCGTAATAGAAGCCATTGTCGATCACCGGACCGATGGTGACCTGGGCCTCGGGGAAGAGCGACTTGACGGCCTGGGCGAGCAGGTGCGCGCAGGAGTGGCGCAGCACCTCGACACCCGCCTCGTCGCGCTCGGTGACAATGGCGAGCGCGGCATCGTGATCGATCAGGAAGCTGGTATCGACCAGCTTGTCGTCGACCCTGCCGGCCAGGGCGGCTTTTGCCAATCCGGGACCAATCGCGGCCGCCACATCGTGTACGGTCACGGGCTGGTCAAAGGAGAGTTGTTTACCGTCGGGGAGCGTGATCTGCGGCATCGGTTCGTCTCCTTAACGCTGACCTGTACGAGGGGCCAGCCAGACTCTGTCATGAAAACTGAGTGGGCACTGCTTCGGGTCGATGGCAACCCACCCTGGGCAGTGCCCACGAATTGGTAGGCGCGATTGGACTCGAACCAACGACCCCCACCATGTCAAGGTGGTGCTCTAACCAGCTGAGCTACGCGCCTGCGAGGGCGCTAAAGATACAGGAAGTGCGTTTCAAGATACAAGTGTAGGGGCGGCTTTAGCCGTGAACGATCGGGGGTTCTTTCGCTGCAGTCCATCGCGACTGAAGTCGCTCCTACAGGGGCAGCCAGGTGCAGGCCGGGTTACCGGAGGCTACCTGACACCCACGTCAAGCGCCCCAAGCAGATCAGGTCGCCGGAATACGCCTGACTTACAGACGAGGCGAGTTCAGCTGCACTCACCCCGCCAGCCGCGCTGCAATCAAGCCATGCTCGCGAATGCGGTGGATCTCGTCGCGCAGACGGGCGGCCTCTTCAAACTCCAGATCCCTGGCATGCTGAAACATCTTCTCCTCCAACTGCTTGAGCTTGCGCGCCAGCATCTCCGGCGCCATGGCCGCGTACCCGGCCTCTTCCTCCGCCACCTTGGCGAACTCACGCGCCGACAACGGGCCGCCACCCGAGCGCGCGCCTTCCATGACATCGGCGACGGCCTTGCGAATGGTCTGCGGTGTGATGTCGTGGGTCTCGTTGTAGGCGACCTGCTTGTGACGGCGCCGGTCGGTCTCGGCGATGGCCCGCTCCATGGAACCGGTAATTTTCTCGGCGTAGAGAATCGCCTTGCCGCGCAGGTTGCGCGCCGCCCGGCCGATGGTCTGGATGAGCGATCCCTCGGAGCGCAGAAACCCCTCTTTGTCCGCATCGAGAATCGCAACCAGCGATACCTCGGGCATATCCAATCCCTCGCGCAGCAGATTGATACCCACCAGGACGTCGAACTCGCCGAGGCGCAGATCGCGGATGATCTCGACCCGCTCGACCGTCTCGATATCAGAGTGCAGGTAGCGCACGCGAACACCGTGCTCGCCGAGATACTCCGTCAGATCCTCGGCCATGCGCTTGGTAAGCGTGGTCACCAGCACCCGGTCTCCGAGCGCCACCCGTTCGTGGATCTCGGAGAGCAGATCGTCCACCTGCGTCGTGGCCGGACGAATCTCCACCGCGGGATCCAAAAGCCCCGTGGGACGCACCACCTGCTCGATGACGGCGTCGGAGCGTTCGGATTCGTAACGGCCGGGGGTGGCGGAGACATAGATGGTTTGCGGCGATCGCGCCTGGAATTCGTCGAAGCGCAGCGGGCGATTGTCCAGCGCCGAAGGGAGACGGAAGCCGTATTCCACCAGGGTCTCCTTACGCGAGCGATCACCGCGATACATTCCCCCCAATTGCGGAATGGTCACGTGACTCTCATCGACGATCAGCAGCGCATCGGCGGGCATGTAGTCGAACAGTGTCGGCGGTGGCTCGCCCGCCTGGCGGCCGGAAAGGTAGCGCGAGTAGTTCTCGATGCCGGTGCAATAACCCAGTTCCAGCATCATCTCGAT
Above is a window of Pseudomonadota bacterium DNA encoding:
- a CDS encoding phenylalanine--tRNA ligase subunit alpha, translated to MLNIAELLERGRQAVAEAVDLAGLDQVRVSYLGKKGSLTEVLKSLGKLSAEERPKLGQQVNEAKRTLQEVIEARKLELEHASLGTRLAQESVDVTLPGRGQVSGGFHPVTRTLRRIEQLFAEIGFEVCEGPEIEDDYHNFEALNIPAHHPARAMHDTFYFDATTLLRTHTSNVQIRVMEQRKPPLKIIAPGRVYRCDSDVTHTPMFHQVEGLMVDEGVSFAHLKGILADFLRNFFEKDLAVRFRPSYFPFTEPSAEVDVQCVMCGGSGCRVCGQSGWLEILGCGMVHPEVFRHVEIDSERYTGFAFGMGAERLAMLRYGVNDLRLFFENDLRFLGQFR
- a CDS encoding 50S ribosomal protein L20; protein product: MPRAKRGVTARAKHKKVLDEAKGYYGARSKVYRVAKQAVIKAGQYAYRDRRQKKRQFRALWIARINAGARECGISYSRLINGLMKANVEVDRKMLADLAMNDKAAFAAVAEQAKAALAN
- a CDS encoding 50S ribosomal protein L35 translates to MPKLKTNRGAAKRFKKTASGGFKRAQSHLNHILTKKSTKRKRHLRRTLQVAPQDVAAVRKMLPYS
- a CDS encoding translation initiation factor IF-3, whose protein sequence is MAAEKEVRLNEAIIAPEVRLIGAEGEQIGVVPITRAQELADEAGLDLVEIVPNAEPPVCRVMDYGKYRFEESKKRHAAKKKQKQIQVKEIKFRPGTDEGDYQIKLRNLIRFLTAGDKAKITLRFRGREMAHQELGKKLLDRVEADLGEYGAVEQYPKMEGRQMVMVIAPKKK
- a CDS encoding threonine--tRNA ligase, with the translated sequence MPQITLPDGKQLSFDQPVTVHDVAAAIGPGLAKAALAGRVDDKLVDTSFLIDHDAALAIVTERDEAGVEVLRHSCAHLLAQAVKSLFPEAQVTIGPVIDNGFYYDFAYSRPFTPEDLEAIEARMEALAQADFAVQREVMVREEAIDLFKDMGEAYKAEIIADIPPGEQISLYRQDDFIDLCRGPHVPSTGKLKAFKLMKVAGAYWRGNSDNEMLQRIYGTCWPDKKQLKAYLHRLEEAEKRDHRKLGRKLDLFHIQEEAPGMVFWHPKGWIVYRAVEQYVRDKIRARGYQEIRTPQIVDRSLWEKSGHWDKYRADMFTTSSENRDYAIKPMNCPCHVQVYNQGLKSYRDLPLRLAEFGSCHRNEASGTLHGLMRVRNFVQDDAHIFCTEDQIQDEVSNFVDLLFEVYADFGFTDIQIQLSTRPEQRVGADEVWDKAEKALEDALHAKGLEFELQPGEGAFYGPKIDFALRDCLDRIWQCGTMQVDFSMPGRLSASYIDEHGEKRVPVMLHRAILGSLERFIGILIEHHGGLLPAWLAPTQAAVLNITDRQAETVQDVVQTLENKGFRAVSDLRNEKIGFKIREHTLQRVPYLLVVGDREVEESTVAVRTRGGEDLGSMSVDDFCSRLAADIASRGLAV
- a CDS encoding excinuclease ABC subunit UvrB, with product MPEELFHLSSTFQPAGDQPAAIAALVDGLEQGLAHQTLLGVTGSGKTFTIANVIQTLQRPAMVLAPNKTLAAQLYGEMRDFFPRSAVEYFVSYYDYYQPEAYVPSSDTYIEKDASINEHIEQMRLSATKALLERPDTIIVATVSAIYGLGDPKSYLSMVMHLVRGDRVDQRFILRRLAELQYTRNDVELRRATYRVRGDVIDIFPAESEREALRIELFDDEIESLSLFDPLTGEVQRKLPRYTIYPKSHYVTPRQTVLDAVEQIKVELKERLAQLRTLDKLVEAQRLEQRTRFDIEMMLELGYCTGIENYSRYLSGRQAGEPPPTLFDYMPADALLIVDESHVTIPQLGGMYRGDRSRKETLVEYGFRLPSALDNRPLRFDEFQARSPQTIYVSATPGRYESERSDAVIEQVVRPTGLLDPAVEIRPATTQVDDLLSEIHERVALGDRVLVTTLTKRMAEDLTEYLGEHGVRVRYLHSDIETVERVEIIRDLRLGEFDVLVGINLLREGLDMPEVSLVAILDADKEGFLRSEGSLIQTIGRAARNLRGKAILYAEKITGSMERAIAETDRRRHKQVAYNETHDITPQTIRKAVADVMEGARSGGGPLSAREFAKVAEEEAGYAAMAPEMLARKLKQLEEKMFQHARDLEFEEAARLRDEIHRIREHGLIAARLAG